ATCTCCCCTTGAATTCAAGCGTCTCAAGACGCACCACGCCTCATGAGCGGCATCATCGGACTCCACCGCCTCGACGGCCGGCCCGTCCATCGCGACGAGTTGGACGCCATGCTCACGCCCCTGGCCCATCGCGGCCCGGACGGGCGCAGCGTATGGCATCACGACGTCGCCGGCCTGGGGCATCTTGCCCTGCACACTACCCCGGAAGCGGTCCACGAAACCTACCCCCTGCAAAACGCCGCCGGGGTGCTGCACCTCGTGGCGGATGCCCGGATCGATAACCGCGCCGAGATGATTGCGCAGCTGGAGCTGACCGGCCGGCCCGTCACCGACGCGGCCATCGTCCTCGCCGCCTATGAACGCTGGGGCGACCGCTGCCCCGAGCGCCTCATCGGCGCCTACGCCTTCGTCATCTGGGATTCCCGCCGGCGCAGGCTTTACGCCGCCCGCGATCACTACGGACTCAAGCCGCTGTTCTACAGCTTCATCCCCGGCCGGCTCTTCGCCTTCGGCTCCGAAGCCAAAGCGCTCCTCGCGCTGCATGAGGTACCGTGCGAGCTGGATGAGGTCGCCGTCGCCGCGCACCTCAACGCACCGGTCGACGCCGACGCCTCGGGGACGTTTTATCGCGCCATACGCCGGCTTATCCCGGGCACGTATATCACGGAGGAAGAGGGCCGCCTGCGCCAGGAACGATACTGGTCGCTCGATCCTTCCCGGGAAATCCGCCTCGGCTCCGATGCCGAATATGCCGAAGCCCTGCGCGAACGGTTCACCGAGGCCGTGCGCTGCCGGACGCGTAGCGCACATCCCGTCGGCGCCATGCTCAGCGGCGGCATCGACTCGTCGTCTATCGCGTGTGTGGCCGCGCCGATCGTCGCCGCCAGCGGAACACCGTTGCAGACGTACTCGGCCGTTTTCGACACCGTGAAGGAGAGCGACGAGCGGGCCTACATCCAGGCCGTGCTCCGCCGGCACCCGCGGGCGATCCAACCCCATTACCTGACGGCGGACGCACAGAGTCCGCTGCACGACTATTTCCGGGTGCTGCGGCACCAGGATAGCCCCGTCGAGGCCGGCAATTTCTACATCAACTGGATCCTCCATCATCAGGCGAAGGCCCGCGGCGTACGGGTGATGCTGGAAGGATTCGACGGCGACACGACCCTCTCCCATGGCGTGGGCTACCTGCACGAACTCGCCCTCAACGACAACTGGTACACCCTGTACAGGGAGATCAAGGCCCAGACCGGCCGGTCCGGCCAGCCCTGGACGGACGTCATGTGGCGCTGGGTGAAACGGTATAAGATCGAGCCCGGCCTGCAAACTTCCGCCGGCATCCGCTTCGTGCGAACGGTCAGGAACCGGCTGCCGATCCGCCGGCAGCCGACCCTCGGGCCGGTCCATGAACCCCTCTCGTGGCGATCAGCGATGCAACCATCGTTTGCGTCTCGGATCGAGGACCATCTGGCGCCCAGGGCGCCGGCGCCCCGCAGCGAACGCGAAGACCATCACCGCCTCATGACGCGGCCGATGATGCACCGCGTCGTTGAACTCCTCGAAGCCTCGACGGCCGCCGCCGGCATGGAGCTGCGTCTGCCCTTTTGCGACCGCCGGCTCCTCGAGTTCTGCCTCGCCATGCCGCCCACCCAGAAACGCCAGGACGGCTGGACGCGCATCGGCATGCGGCGCGCCATGGAAGGCATCCTCCCCGCCGCCATCCAGTGGCGGGATTCCAAGAGCGATCTCGGGCCGAGCTTCGACCGCGGGTTGCTGGTCCACGCCGGCGATCGACTGGACGATCTCTACGCCCACGACCTCGGTGGCATCAGCCGGTTCGTCGACCTCGATGCCCTGCGCGCCAACCGGCCTCGGTATGAAAACGGACGCGCCACGCACCCGACCCAATTTCCCTGGCGAGCCCTCTCGCTCGCCATCTGGCTACAGCAAACAGGCCTGTAGCCCCCGACATTGCCAGCGCTCCGGAAGGGCGACGGCAATACTTCAACACACCAACCATAAACCAGTACAACCATGAAAGCCTCTCAGAAGAGAACGTACAAAATGCCCGTGGTCGTCGACTACGGTACCGTGGCCGAGCTGACCGCCCAGGCCGGCGCCCAGAACGCCGATGTGCCCGAAGGCACGCCGAACACGGCCTATCCGCCCGTGAGCTGATTCCGGCTGCCCCCCGATTTTAGCGATTCGGAGGGCGTGGCGTGCGCTCCAGCCCGAGCGCCCGCCCGCCCGACGGTCGTGTGATGTTGGTGCAAAACCGATACACGGCCACGATACATCGTGGCCCTACGTCCTGCAACCTGCCAACCTGCAACCTGCCAACCTGCAACCTGCTAACCTGCAACCTGCTAACCCCTTTGCCAACCTATTCCGCCTTCGGCCTCGCCATCGATTCGGAGCTTGAACTGGCGGACCTGCCCGCCGGCGTCGCGGCGCCGGACACGACGGTTCGCTTCGGGGCCATCCCGCCCCGGGCCGACACCGTCGCACACGGGGATCAGCGGCGCGTGGCGGTGGATGTGAACGCCGTGACCATATTCTGGGACGGCTTCGGCGCCGTCCGCATCGCCGGCGGCGCGGAGATCGTAGTCGATCGCGCCCCGGGCGTCGACGACGGGTTCTACCGGCAGATTGTCCAGAACATCGCCCTCGGCGTGGCGCTGCACCAGCGCGGGGTGTTCACCCTCCATGGCAGCGCCATCGCCCTGCCGGCCGGCGCCGTCGGGTTTGTGGGGTGGAAAGGCGCCGGCAAATCCACCGCCGCGTCGGCGCTCTACGCCCGTGGCCACACCCTGGTAGCGGACGATGTCATGGCGATCGACACGGCCCAGTCCCCGCCCCGGGTGATGCCCGGCATCCCCAGCATGAAACTCTGGCCGGCCTCCGTACAGGCCGCGCTCGGGGAGGACGCCGGCGCCCTGCCGGCCCTCTTCGAAACGACGGAAAAACGCATCCGTGAGGTGTCGGACCGGTTCGCGACGGCCCCTCAACCGCTCCGCCGCATCTACGTCCTCGCCTTCGGCGGCGACGCCCCCCGCATCGAGCCGCTCTCCCCCCGCGAAGCGCTCATCGAGCTCGTCAGCCAGTCCTACGCCTTGCGCTTCATCGGCAACCGCGGCGCGGACCGCTCGCACCTCCAGCACGCCCAGCGTCTGGCGAGCCAGGGCCTGGTCGCCCGGCTCACGCGGCCCCGAAATCTCGCGTCACTCGAGCATGTGGCCGAAACAATCGAGGATGATATAGCCCAACGTTCAGCGTCTGCTGAATATTCCAGCACCCCAGAACAAGAAGTCATCCCCGCGCAGGCGGGGACCCAGCCATCAGGTTGGCATTTTTCTGGGTCCCCGCCTTCGCGGGGATGACTTGCTCCTCTTGCTCTATGCACATCTCAACGATTTCCCAACGCCTCCGCCTGCTAGCTCGCGCCATCGGCCTCATCGGTCAGGCGACGGGGCGCTGGACCGTGATCTGGATCGG
The window above is part of the Rhodothermales bacterium genome. Proteins encoded here:
- a CDS encoding lasso RiPP family leader peptide-containing protein, with product MKASQKRTYKMPVVVDYGTVAELTAQAGAQNADVPEGTPNTAYPPVS
- a CDS encoding lasso peptide isopeptide bond-forming cyclase; protein product: MSGIIGLHRLDGRPVHRDELDAMLTPLAHRGPDGRSVWHHDVAGLGHLALHTTPEAVHETYPLQNAAGVLHLVADARIDNRAEMIAQLELTGRPVTDAAIVLAAYERWGDRCPERLIGAYAFVIWDSRRRRLYAARDHYGLKPLFYSFIPGRLFAFGSEAKALLALHEVPCELDEVAVAAHLNAPVDADASGTFYRAIRRLIPGTYITEEEGRLRQERYWSLDPSREIRLGSDAEYAEALRERFTEAVRCRTRSAHPVGAMLSGGIDSSSIACVAAPIVAASGTPLQTYSAVFDTVKESDERAYIQAVLRRHPRAIQPHYLTADAQSPLHDYFRVLRHQDSPVEAGNFYINWILHHQAKARGVRVMLEGFDGDTTLSHGVGYLHELALNDNWYTLYREIKAQTGRSGQPWTDVMWRWVKRYKIEPGLQTSAGIRFVRTVRNRLPIRRQPTLGPVHEPLSWRSAMQPSFASRIEDHLAPRAPAPRSEREDHHRLMTRPMMHRVVELLEASTAAAGMELRLPFCDRRLLEFCLAMPPTQKRQDGWTRIGMRRAMEGILPAAIQWRDSKSDLGPSFDRGLLVHAGDRLDDLYAHDLGGISRFVDLDALRANRPRYENGRATHPTQFPWRALSLAIWLQQTGL